TAGTGGCTCTTCGGGTCGGCGGGCTTCTCCTCCAGGGAGATCGCCCTGCGGTCGGCGTCGAACTCGACCACGCCGTACGCCGACGGGTCGGCGACCCAGTAGGCGAACACGGTCGCACCCTCGACGTCCTGGACCCGGTTGAAGTCCCGACCGAAGGACGGGCCGTGGAACAGGTTGTCACCCAGGGCGAGCGCACAGGTGTCGTCGCCGATGAACTCCTCGCCGATGGTGAACGCCTGCGCGAGGCCCTCCGGCTTGGGCTGCTGGGCGTAGGTCAGGTTGATGCCGAAGTTGCTGCCGTCGCCGAGCAGCTCCTCGAAGCGGGCCGCCTCCTGGGGGCTGGTGATGATCAGGATGTCGTTGATCCCGGCCATCATCAGGGTCGACAGCGGGTAGTAGATCATCGGCTTGTCGTAGACGGGGACGAGCTGCTTGCTGGTCACCAGGGTGAGCGGGTGGAGCCGAGAACCGGTACCTCCGGCAAGGATGATTCCGCGCATGGCGTCAGTCTGCCGTGTTACTCAGGTGACGGAGGCGTTAGTCCAGAACTCGTGCCAGACGAAGCCCAGCTCGTCGAACATCAGACGCAGCAACGGGACCGAGATGCCGACCACGTTGTGCGGATCGCCCGTGATCCCGGACACGTACGCGGCTCCCCGACCATCGAGCGTGAAGGCCCCGGCGACGTGCAGCGGCTCCCCGCTGGCGACGTACGCCTCGATCTCCTCGTCGTCGATGTTGGCGAAACGCACCTGGGTCGCGGCCGACCGGGCCAACCAGACCTCGCGGTGCGTGTCGATGAGGCAGTGCCCGGTGTGCAGCACACCGGAGTTGCCACGCATCCGCCGCCAGCGGTCCACGGCGTCGGCAGCGTCGGCCGGCTTGCCGAGGATCTCGCCCTCGAACTCGAGCACGGAGTCGCAGCCGATGACCAGGGCGCGGGGCTGGTCCGCGGCGACCGCGATGGCCTTGAGCTGCGCGAGCTTGAGCGCGTACTCGGCCGGGTCGCTGAGCTCGACGATGTCCTCGTCGACCCCGCTCACGATGACCTCGGGGTCCAGGCCGACAGCGCGCAGCGTCGCGAGCCGGGCGGGGGAGGCGGAGGCGAGGATCAGGCGGGTCGGTGCAGGCACGGGTGGAGCCTACGGCGTGTTCAGCGCGGAAGGCCGCTGGCGCGCCAGCCGCCCGGGCCGTGCGGGTGCTGCGGGCGCAGGCGGGCGTGGTTCGAGGACCAGGCGGGGGTGGGCTTCTTGGTGGGGGCGGCTTCTCCGCCACCCATCGCGGAGAACACCGCGACGATGGCGGCGATCTGCTCAGGGGTGGCGTTGGCGTCCACGATGCGGAGAGTGGGTGGGGTCGCCGACACGTCGCTTGCTGACGCCTCCGCTGGCGCTCCGGCATCACCAACCGACGGGTCGGCTCCGCTCCCGCTGTTCCCTCCTACGTCGGTCACAGCGGGATGTTCCCGTGCTTCTTGGCCGGGAGCGTCTCGCGCTTGGACTCCAGCAGGCGCAACGCCCGGACGATCTCCTTGCGGGACTCGTGCGGCGCGATCACCGCGTCGACGTAACCGCGCTCGGCAGCGATGTACGGGTTGGCCAGCGTCTCCTCGTACTCGTCGATCAGCTGGGCACGCTTGGCCTCGACGTCGCCGCCCTCGGCCTCGACGGCCGCCAGGGTCTTGCGGTGGATGATGTTCGCCGCACCGGAGGCGCCCATCACGGCGATCTGCGAGGTCGGCCAGGCGAGGTTGATGTCGGCGCCGAGGTGCTTGGACCCCATCACGTCGTAGGCGCCGCCGTAGGCCTTGCGGGTGATCAGCGTGACCAGCGGGACCGTCGCCTCGGCGTACGCGTAGATCAGCTTGGCGCCGCGGCGGATGATGCCGTTCCACTCCTGGTCGGTGCCTGGCAGGAAGCCGGGGACGTCGACCAGGGTGAGGACGGGGATGTTGAACGCGTCGCAGGTCCGGATGAACCGGGCGGCCTTCTCGGAGGCGTCGATGTCCAGCGTGCCGGCGAACTGCATCGGCTGGTTGGCCACGACGCCGACCGACTTGCCCTCGACCCGGCCGTACCCGATCAGGATGTTCGGGGCGAACAGCGGGCTGACCTCGAGGAACTCCTGGTCGTCGAGCAGGGCCTCGATGACCTCGTGCATGTCGTAGGGCTGGTTCGGGGAGTCCGGGATGATCGTGTCGAGCGACAGGTCCAGGTCGGTGAACTCCAGGTCGGCGACCTCGTCGTACGAGGGCGCCGGGTCCAGGTTGTTCTGCGGGAGGAAGCTCAGCAGCGCCTTGGTGTACTCGATGGCGTCGTCCTCGTCGGAGGCCATGTAGTGCGCGTTGCCCGACTTGGTGTTGTGCGTGCGCGCACCGCCGAGGTCCTCCATCGTGACGTCCTCGCCGGTGACGGTCTTGATGACGTCGGGACCGGTGATGAACATGTTCGACGTGCCGTCGACCATGATCGTGAAGTCGGTGACGGCGGGGGAGTACACGTGGCCGCCGGCGCAGGAGCCCATGATCAGGCTGATCTGCGGGATGACGCCCGAGGCGTGCACGTTCCGGCGGAAGATCTCGCCGTACAGGCCGAGCGAGACGACGCCCTCCTGGATGCGCGCGCCGGCGCCCTCGTTGATGCCGACGATCGGGCACCCGGTCTTGATCGCGAGATCCATGACCTTGGTGATCTTCTCGCCGTACACCTCGCCGAGGGAGCCGCCGAAGATCGTGAAGTCCTGGGAGAACACGCAGACCTGACGGCCGTCGACCGTGCCGTAGCCGGTGATGACGCCGTCGCCGTACGGGCGGTTCTTCTCCAGGCCGAACGCGACCGAGCGGTGCCGGGCGAGCTCGTCGAGCTCGACGAAGGAGCCCTCGTCGAAGAGCTGCTCGATGCGCTCCCGGGCGGTCTTCTTGCCCTTGGCGTGCTGCTTCTCCACGGCCTTCTCGGACGCGGCGTGCACGGCCTCGTCGATCCGTCGTTCCAGGTCCGCGAGCTTGCCTGCGGTGGTGTGGATGTCGATGTCCTGAGGAACTTCGGTGCCCTGGCCGGGAACTGCACTCACGCTGACGACTCCTTCTGAGAACGGGGGATCGGGGTCAATCTAGTGCCCCGCGGCCGGACAGGCGCGACTGCATCCGCACTCCGGGCACGTGCCTCGCTGCGTGGTCGGAACCCGAGCCGCCTCCCGTGCCCTCGCACTCCTCTCCCCAGGGCTGCGCGCGGCCGGAGCCCGGGCTGCTGACACGCCCCGCCCGGCCGCGACACACTAGGCCCATGCCGACACCCGACGCCACCTGGACCCCCCTCGAACTCGATGCGCTCGTCGACGCCGCCGGCCCGAGCTGGTCGGTCTACCTGCACCCGACCGCGACGTCGACGAACGCGTTGGCCGCCGAGAACCCCGTCCCGGGGACGATCGTCGTCGCCGACCACCAGACCGCCGGCCGCGGACGACTGACCCGGAGCTGGGACACCCCGCCCGGGACGGCACTGACCTTCTCCGCCGTCGTGGACCCGGGGCTCGCTGACCACGACTGGCCGCTGCTCCCGCTGGGGGTGGCGCTGGCCGTGGCCGACGGGGTCACCGGTGCCTCGGGGGTCCGGCTCGACCTGAAGTGGCCCAACGACCTGCTGGTCCCGGATCCGGACGGCGAGCAGCGCAAGCTGGCGGGGATCCTGCTCGAGCGGGTCACCGGAGCCGAGGGGCGACCGCTGGCCGTCATCGGGATCGGGATCAACGTCGGTCTGCAGGAGGCGGAGCTGCCGGTCCCGACCGCCACGTCGTTGGCCATCGCCGGGTCCTCGGTCGACCGGACCGAGGTGTTCGGGGCGGTCGCCCTGGCGCTCCGGCTGATGCTCGGGTCGCTGCGCCGCGAGCCGCTGGCGATCCTGGAGCGGTACCGGACCGAGTGCGACACGATCGGGCGGGAGGTCTCGGTCGAGCTGCCGGACGGAGGGTCGTTCACCGGCACCGCGACCGGTTTGGACCGGAACGGGCGGCTTCTCGTGGGGGACCAGGCGATTAGTGCCGGAGACGTCCTCCACGTCCGCCCCACGTGACATGATTCGCCCGTGGTCAAAAACACCCTGAATCCCGGCGAGAGCATCGTCTTCTCGACCCGGACCCATGTGAAGGCGCTGTTCCTCCCGGCGTTCATCCTGATCGTCGTCGCAGGCGCTGCCGGCTACCTGGCCAGCCTGCCGTCCAGCGAGAACGACAACCGGAAGGCGATCTGGATCGCGATCGCAGTCGTCGCGGCGGCGCTCATCGTGTGGTTCTGCCTGCGGCCGTTCCTGACCTGGCTGACCGCGACCTACACCGTCACGAACCGACGGCTGACCACCCACCAGGGCGTGATCACCCGCACCGGTCACGACATCCAGCTCACCCGGATCAGTGACGTCTCCTACGAGAAGGGTCTGGTCGACCGGCTCTTCGGGTGCGGCACCCTGGTGATCTCCGACGCCAGCGACCTGGGCGTGAAGCTGCCCGACGTCCCGAAGGTCGCCGAGCGCCAGCGGATCATCTCGGACCTGCTGTACCAGCGCGACGCCAACAATGACGGGACCTGAGCCGACCGACCAGGACGGTCCGTCGATCTCCGACCTCGAGACGGCGATCCTCGGCGAGGCACCTTCCCTGCGGGGCAGCGAGATCGCCGCCGCCTCCGGCATGTCCAACGACGAGGCGCGTCGGCTGTGGCGCGCCCTCGGCTTCCCCGACGCGGCGAACCAGACCGCGTTCAACACCGCCGACGTCGAGGCGCTCCAGCTGGTCAAGCGCACGGTCGCCGAGTCCGGCATCGACTTCGAGACCATGCTCCGGCTGACCCGCGCGATCGGGCACACGGTCGCGCGGCTCGCCGACTGGCAGATGGCCACGATCTCCACCGCGTTGGAGGAGTTCTCCGGCAACGACCTGAACACCCCCGAGGCGCTGGCCTCGGCCATGCACCTGGTCGAGACCCAGGTGCCGCACTTCGACCATCTGCTCGTCTACGCCTGGCGCCGTCACCTCGCCGCCGCCGTGGGCCGGATCGAGATGCTCGGCTCGAACGACGAGGACCTGCACGTCGCCCAGGCGACCGTCGGGTTCGCCGACCTGGTCTCGTTCACCGCGCTGAGCAACGAGCTCGACGAGCACCAGATCGGCGAGCTGGTCGAGGTCTTCGAGACCCGGTGCAGCGACATCATCGCCGACCACAACGGCCGGGTGATCAAGACGCTGGGCGACTCGGTGCTGTTCCTCGAGAACGACCCCGTGCAGGCCATCGACATCGCCCTGGACATCATCGCGGTGATCGGCGGCGACGAGCGGTTGCCCGACGTCCGACTCGGTCTGGCGACCGGACCCGTCGTGCTGCGCATGGGCGACGTCTACGGCCCGCCGGTCAACCTCGCCGCCCGGTTCACCGCGGTCGCGCGCCGCAACCGGGTGATCATCGACGACCGCACGGCCGAGCTGCTGCCGCCGACGGACTTCGAGACCCGTCCGCTGCCGGCCAGGCCGATCCGCGGGTTCGGGGACATCGAGCCGGTGACGGTGCGCAGGACCCGGCCGCGCCACTAGTCCTCCCGATCGTCGGGCCTGTTTCCGGTCGTCGAGGTTCCCCCGGTCGTCGAGCTTGCCGAGACGTGGTGAGCCTGGCGCCTAGGTCACCACATCTCGGCAAGCTCGACGAACGGGCCGGTTCAGAGAACTCCGGCCTCGCGCGCGGGCTCGGCGTACGCCGCGGCCAGCGACGCTGCGGTCTCGTGGGCGTTGAGGCCCGACGGGTTCGGCACCACCCAGAGCACGGCGCCGCCGAACACCCCCGGCTGCCGTCCGGGCTTCGCAGCAGGAACCTTGAACGCCGACCGGTACGCCGTGATCCCGGCGACCGCGACGACCGCCGGCTTCCGCTCGACCACGAAGGCGTGCAGCCGCTTCCCGCCCTCGCGCAGCTCGGCAGGACTCAGCTCGTCGGCGCGGGCCGTCGCCCGGCGGACCAGGTTGGTCAGTCCGAGACCGCGACCGGTGAAGTGCTCGCGGTCGGCAGCGGTCATGCCGGTCACCGGGTCGATCGGCTCGGTGATGATCCCGGCGGCGTACAGGGCGGGGTAGAAGCGGTTGGACGGGTGCGCGAAGTGGGTCTGCACCGCGGCGGTCCAGAGCCCCGGGTTGATGCCGACGAAGAGCAGCCGGAGGTCTTCGCCGTACAGGTCGGGGACCTCGGTGTCGCGGAACGCGTCCAGCTCGGCACGGGTGAAGGCAACCACGGGTGCCAGCCTAGATAGTCTTCGCCTGTGCCTGCCCCCTCGACCCCGCTGAGCCTCGCCCCCAAGATCGCCGTCATCGGCGGCGGCCAGCTGGCCCGGATGATGGCCGAGCCCGCCGCGGCGCTCGGTCTTCCGCTGCGTCTGCTCGCCGAGGCCGAGGGCGTCTCCGCGGCCCAGGTGATCCCCGACCACGAGGTCGGCGACCACACCTCGCTGGCGGACCTGCGTCGGATCACCGCGGGCTGCGCCGCGGTCACCTTCGACCACGAGCACGTGCCCAACGACCACCTGCGCGCGCTCGCCGCCGACGGCATCGCCGTCCACCCCGGGCCCGACGCCCTGGTGCACGCCCAGGACAAGGGCGTCATGCGCGAGGTGCTCGGCCGCCTGGGCATCCCGTGCCCGCGCAACGCAATCGTCACCGACGCTGCCGGCGTGGCGGAGTTCGGTTTTCCGTGCGTCATCAAGACCACCCGCGGCGGGTACGACGGCAAGGGCGTCTGGTTCGTGAAGACGGAGGCCGACTGCGCCGACGCCTTCGAGACCGCCGCTCGCGCCGGCGTCGAGATCCTCGCCGAGGAGCTGGTCGACTTCCGTCGGGAGCTGTCGGCCCTGGTGGCGCGCTCACCCTCGGGGCAGGTTGCCGCCTGGCCCGTGGTGGCCTCCGAGCAGCGCGACGGGATCTGTCGCGAGGTGATCGCGCCCGCGCCGGACCTGTCCGCCGAGCTGTCTACGCAGGCCCAGCAGATCGCGATGACGATCGCCGGGGAGCTCGACGTCACCGGGGTGCTTGCCGTCGAGCTGTTCGAGACCAACGACGGCCGGATCCTCGTCAACGAGCTGGCGATGCGTCCGCACAACACCGGGCACTGGACCCAGGACGGCTCGGTGACCTCGCAGTTCGAGAACCACCTGCGGGCCGTCCTCGACCTGCCGCTGGGAGCCCCCGACGCGCGCGCCCGCTGGACGGTGATGGTGAACATCCTGGGTGGCCCTGGTGACAGCACGGCCTCCGTCGCCCGCCTGTACGACGGCTACCCGCACGCGATGGCCCGGGACCCGTTCCTGCGGGTCCACCTGTACGGCAAGGAGCTGCGGCCCGGCCGCAAGGTCGGCCACGTCAACGCGTACGGCGACGACCTCGAGGACTGCTTGGAGCGAGCACGCCATGCGGCAGCATGGTTCGCAGGTGAACTAGGAGAAGAGAGCGAATGAGCGACGCAGCGCCCCGGGTGGGCATCGTGATGGGCTCGGACTCCGACTGGCCGGTGATGAAGGCCGCGGGGGAGGCCCTCGCCGAGTTCGGCATCTCCTACGAGGCCGACGTCGTCTCGGCGCACCGGATGCCCGAGGAGATGATCGCCTACGGCCGTGATGCCGCCGGGCGTGGGATCGAGGTGATCATCGCCGGTGCCGGGGGTGCTGCTCACCTGCCCGGAATGCTCGCCTCGGTGACGCCGCTGCCGGTGATCGGCGTCCCGGTCCCGCTGAAGTACCTCGACGGGATGGACTCGCTGCTCTCGATCGTGCAGATGCCGGCCGGCGTCCCGGTCGCCACGGTGGCGGTCGGCAACGCCCGCAACGCCGGTCTGCTCGCCGTACGGATCCTCGCCTCGGGCGACCCGGAGCTGCAGCAGAAGATGGTCGAGTTCCAGGCCGATCTGAAGGCCTCGGCGCACGAGAAGGGCAAGGTCGTGCGCGACCAGTCCGGCTCGACGCCGCGCAAGCTGGGGTTCTGACCGCGATTTCGGACAAACTTCGCGCCTTCGGTGTGCGAAGGTTGCTGCTTACCTGTCCGTGCGGGAACAGGTCGACACGACGGGGTGTGCAGTGGCCAACTGGTTCAAGCGTGGTGCAGGCAAGGACGTTGCAGCGAAGGCTGAGAAGCCGGAGCTGACGAGTCGCGAGCGCGTGCTTCGCGAGTACCGGCTCGACGCCGAGCGGTTCATGAAGTACTCCATCCCCGCCGAGGAGGGCGAGGGCCCGCGCAGCGTCGAGGGGTACCAGGCCCTGCAGGGGATGAACCTCGACGCGACCACGATCCGGCACGCGCACAAGGTCGAGAAGGGACTCGCTCTCCCGGCCCCGAAGCGTCCCTTCGGGCGGTCGCTGCCGAACCGGGCGCTGTCGGCGGTGCTCGGTCGTGACGACCTTCCTGACGAGGCGTTCTACCTCGAGGAGGCGCGGATCGCGCTGGCCTCGTTGCAGCAGTGGAACGACGGCGGCGACCTGGCCGACGTCTCCGCGCCGCGGGGCGACTCGCTGCCGACGAACCCGCTCGACGCCGAGACCCTGGCGCACTTCCTGACCTCCCGGCACAGCGTCCGCAACTTCGAGCCCCGCACGATGGACCGGGAACTGGTCACCGAGGCCGTCCGGCTGGCGGCGTACGCCCCGTCGGTCTGCAACCGACAGGCGTGGCGGATCTACTACTTCGACGACCCGACCGAGATCGCGACCGTGCTCGCGCTGCACAGCGGCTCGGCCGGCTTCGCCGACAACGTCCCCGGCCTGTTCCTGATCACCTACGACATCGGTTCGTTCGAGCGCAGCATGGAGCGCAACCAGGGCTGGATCGACGGCGGTCTCTACTCGATGAACCTGATGCTCGCGCTGCACGGGCTCGGGTTCGGCTCGGTGCCGCTCAACTGGTCGCGCAAGAACTGGGCGTCGAAGAAGATGCGGGCGCTCGTCGGGATCCCTGAGAACGAGAACATCGTCATGCTCATCGGCGCGGGTCACCCTGCCGAGGGCTACCGGGTCGCGCGCTCAGCGCGCCGACCGCTCGAGCAGATCCTCAAGTTCGGGCTGCAGAAGTAAGCCCGGACGCCGCACCTACCGCCGGGCCCACTCGATCTTCGGGCAGGTGTCCATGACCATCTTGACCCCAGCGGCGCGGGTGCGCTCGAATGCGTCCTCGTCGATCACGCCGAGCTGGAACCAGACCCCGCCGGCACCCACGGCCACCGCCTCGTCGGCGAACTGGCCGGCCGACTCCGAGCGGCGGAACACGTCGACCACGTCGATCGGGAACGGCACGTCGGCCAGCGTCGCGTAGCCCTGCTCGCCGAGGACGGTCGGAGCGTCCGGGTGGATCGGCACGATCTTCTTGCCGGCCTGCTGAAGCGCGGCCGCGATGCTGTACGCCGTCTTCGTCGGGTCGCCGGAGAGTCCGACGACAGCCCACACCTCGGCGTCGTCGAGCATCCAGTCAACTGCTCCGCGGTCCTGCCAGTCGTTGGTCATGACTACTTCAACAGCGCTCGGTCAGCGGGTGTTCCATGACGGAGATCACGGCGTCCGCGGTTAATGAGCGTTCACCCCAGATTTAGTATGGACCCCATGGATTCTGACTTCCCGCTGTACGGCCTCTCCGAGGAACACCGCGAGATCCGCAAGGTGATCCGTGAGATCGCCGAGGCGAAGATCGGCCCGTTCGCCGCTGCGGTGGACGAGGAGGCCCGGTACCCGCAGGAGGCCGCCGACGCGCTGCTCGCGACCGGCTTCCACGCTCCGCACGTGCCCGAGCAGTACGGCGGCGCCGATGCGGACGCGCTGGCCACCGTGCTCGTGATCGAGGAGGTCGCGCGGGTCTGCGTGTCCTCCTCCCTGATCCCGGCGGTGAACAAGCTGGGCTCGCTGCCGGTGCAGATCTCCGGGTCCGAGGAGCTCAAGGCGAAGTACCTGTCCAAGCTGGCTGCCGGTGAGGGCGGGTTCTCCTACGCGCTGTCCGAGCCGGACGCCGGGTCGGACGCCGGTGGCATGACCACCCGCGCCGTCCGCGACGGCGACTCCTACGTCCTGAACGGCGTGAAGCGCTGGATCACCAACGCCGGCGAGTCCGAGTACTACACCGTCATGGCAGTCACCGACCCCTCCTCGCGCACCCGCGGCATCTCGGCGTTCGTCGTGGAGAAGTCCGACGAGGGCGTCTCCTTTGGCGCGCCGGAGAAGAAGCTCGGCATCAAGGGATCTCCGACCAAGGAGGTCTACCTCGACAACGTGCGGATCCCCGCGGACCGGATCATCGGCGCCGAGGGCACCGGGTTCGAGACCGCGATGCGCACCCTCGACCACACCCGCGTCACCATCGCCGCGCAGGCCGTCGGCGTCGCCCAGGGTGCGCTCGACTACGCGCTCGAGTACGCGATGGAGCGCCAGCAGTTCGGCAAGTCGATCTCGGAGTTCCAGGGCCTGCAGTTCATGCTCGCCGACATGGGCATGAAGGTCGAGGCTGCCCGCCAGATGACGTACGCCGCCGCCGGTCGCTCCGAGCGGGGCGACACGGACCTCACCTTCTTCGGCGCCGCGGCCAAGTGCTTCGCCTCCGACGTCGCGATGGAGGTCACCACCAACGCGGTGCAGGTCCTCGGTGGCTACGGCTACACCCGCGACTACCCGGTCGAGCGGATGATGCGCGACGCCAAGATCACCCAGATCTACGAGGGCACCAACCAGGTCCAGCGCATCGTGATGGCTCGCCAGCTGCTGGCTGGTGTCCAGGCGATGCTCTGACGCTGCGGACACCTCTGGCTCCGTCCCACGAACATCACGACGGGCTCTGACCGGCTCAGGAGAGCGGTCAGAGCCCGTCGTGCACGTTCGGCGTCAGCCGACCTTGATCGTGCTGGTGTCGATGACGACCCGGTAGCGGACGTCGCCGGCCACCACGCGCTCGTATGCCGCGTCGACCTCGTCGGCGGTGATGGTCTCGATCGTTGCGCCGATGCCGTGCTCGGCGCAGAAGTCGAGCATCGCCTGGGTCTCCGGGATGCCGCCGATGTTCGAGCCGGCGAGCACCTTGGAGCCGCCGACGACCGCGAACGGCGCGACGTCGTAGTTCTCGCTCGGGATGCCGACGTTGACCAGCGCGCCCTGCGGCTTGAGCAGGCCGAGGTAGTCGTTCATCGCCAGCGGAGCGCTCACGGTGTTGATGATCAGGTCGAACTTGCCGCGGTTCTCGGCGAGCGTGCGGCGGGTGGCCGCGATGTAGCCGGTCGCGCCCAGAGCGGTCGCGTCGTCCTTCTTGTCCTCGCTGCGCGAGATGCCGGTAACCTCGGCACCCAGGGCGGCAGCGAGCTTCACGGCCATGTGGCCCAGGCCGCCGAGGCCGACCACGGCGACCTTCTTGCCCGGACCGGCGCCCCAGCGCTGGAGCGGCGACCACACGGTGATGCCGGCGCACAGCAGCGGGGCGGCCTCGTCGAGCTCGATGCCCTCGGGGATTTTGACGGCGAACCGCTCGGTGACGACGACCTGCTGGGCGTAGCCGCCGAGCGTCGGGTTCCCGTCGTAGCCGCGCCCGTTGTAGGTCATCACGTTGCCGTTCAGGCAGAACTGCTCCTGGCCGTCCTTGCACTGCTCGCAGTCGCCGCAGGAGTCGACCATGCAGCCGACGCCGACCCGGTCGCCGACCTTGTGGCGCGTGACGGCACTCCCGACAGCGGCAACGGTGCCAGCGATCTCGTGACCCGGGACCATCGGGAAGATGGCCCGGCCCCACTCCTCGCGGACCTGGTGGATGTCGCTGTGGCAGATGCCGGCGTACGCGATGTCGATGAGGATGTCGTTGTCGCCGAGGTCGCGGTGCTCGACGGTGCGCTGGACGAACGGTGCGCCGGCGGACTCGGCGACGAGGGCAGAAGTCTGGATGCTCATGACTTCATCGAACACCCGCGGTCAACCCGGCATTCCGCCGGGTGCCTCACTCGAAGGTGAGGTCCCCGTCGTTCCACCACGCGCGCATGGTCGTGATCAGACCGGCCTCGTCGAAGGTCATGACCTCCATCGGCTGCATGACCGCGAAACCGGCGCCGGTGTCGGTGGAGATGTGGAAGTGGAACGCCGCCTCGCCACCCGCGGTGCGGATGGTCAGCAGCTCGGTCGTGATCTTCAGCGACTCGATGGTCGCGTAGAAGCCGCGGATCGCGTCACGTCCGTGCAACGGGTCCGAGCCGACCGGGTCCTCGAGGGTGGCGTCCTCGGCGTACAGCGCCGCGATCTCGTCAGCGGTCCCGGTCGCGACCAGGCCCAGGTAGGTGCGGACGGTGGCCTCGGCCTGCTCGTTCGTGATTGACATAGAACATGTTCTACCGCAGATACGGACGCGGCGCCTACCACCCGGCACCGAAGCAGAGCAGCGGCACGATGTCGTCGGTCTCCGCGCTGACCTGGGCCAGCGCGTCCGCCGGCGCGGTGCCAGCGGCGACCAGCTGGTGCCAGGACGCGAACACCTCGCAAGCCAGGTCGTCGGCCAGCAGCGCGAGCGAGGAGATCACGGTGCGGGCACCGGCGTGCAGCCAGACCGCGCTCATCCCGACGGACTCCTCGCCGTGCAGCACCGAGGACTGCCCCAGGTCGCAGGCCGACAGGACGACCACCTCGGGGACGCGGGGCAGCAGGTCGATGTCGTGGCCGAACCACGGACCGTCGGCCAGCTCGACCGCCGCGAAGAGCGGGTGGTCCCCGGGGTGCGATCCGTGTCCGGCGATGTGCAGCAGGTCGGTCCGTGCGGCCAGCCACCCGGCGCGGGCGGAGTCGGCCTCGGGGCCGGCGAGGACGTGACCGCGCGGCCAGCTGTCGTTCGCGCGGCGTACCTCCTCCTCGGCACGGGCCAGCCGTGGCCCGGCCAGGAACCCCGCTTCCCGTACGGCGGCGATCGGGCGGTCTGCGGCGTTGAGCCAGCTGGTCGCCGACGTCGGGACGGTGACCGGGCGTCCGACCAGGCCGGGGAGCTCGGTCCAGGGGGTACCGGTCAGCAGGGCCGACGGCGTGAGCACCAGTCGTCGGTAGCCGACCGTCGCGAGGGTCGGGCGGATAAGCACGTCGGCGACCTTGGCGAGGTCGGCACGCAAGGAGGTCTTCACGGTGTCGCCCATCGGGGTGCCGCGGTTCTGTGCGGCGAAGTCGAGGTCGGCGGCGATGCGGTCGAGCAGGGTGCGGACCGGCGCGGCATCGCCGAGCGGGATCACCACCGCCTGGTCCGCGGTCACGGCGAGCGCGGTGAGCGTGCCGTCCAGGACGATGTGCGCGATCAGGGCGCTGTCGTCCACGGCCAGCCGGGTCTGCAGTGTCGCGAGGTCGGCCGGCTCACCGACGGTGCCCTGCGCCGCGAACCAGCTGTGCGCGCGGATGCGCTCGCGGAGCCGGCGTCGGGTGGCCAGGTCGGACGGATCGG
The DNA window shown above is from Marmoricola sp. OAE513 and carries:
- a CDS encoding acyl-CoA dehydrogenase family protein; translation: MDSDFPLYGLSEEHREIRKVIREIAEAKIGPFAAAVDEEARYPQEAADALLATGFHAPHVPEQYGGADADALATVLVIEEVARVCVSSSLIPAVNKLGSLPVQISGSEELKAKYLSKLAAGEGGFSYALSEPDAGSDAGGMTTRAVRDGDSYVLNGVKRWITNAGESEYYTVMAVTDPSSRTRGISAFVVEKSDEGVSFGAPEKKLGIKGSPTKEVYLDNVRIPADRIIGAEGTGFETAMRTLDHTRVTIAAQAVGVAQGALDYALEYAMERQQFGKSISEFQGLQFMLADMGMKVEAARQMTYAAAGRSERGDTDLTFFGAAAKCFASDVAMEVTTNAVQVLGGYGYTRDYPVERMMRDAKITQIYEGTNQVQRIVMARQLLAGVQAML
- a CDS encoding NAD(P)-dependent alcohol dehydrogenase, with the protein product MSIQTSALVAESAGAPFVQRTVEHRDLGDNDILIDIAYAGICHSDIHQVREEWGRAIFPMVPGHEIAGTVAAVGSAVTRHKVGDRVGVGCMVDSCGDCEQCKDGQEQFCLNGNVMTYNGRGYDGNPTLGGYAQQVVVTERFAVKIPEGIELDEAAPLLCAGITVWSPLQRWGAGPGKKVAVVGLGGLGHMAVKLAAALGAEVTGISRSEDKKDDATALGATGYIAATRRTLAENRGKFDLIINTVSAPLAMNDYLGLLKPQGALVNVGIPSENYDVAPFAVVGGSKVLAGSNIGGIPETQAMLDFCAEHGIGATIETITADEVDAAYERVVAGDVRYRVVIDTSTIKVG
- the purE gene encoding 5-(carboxyamino)imidazole ribonucleotide mutase → MSDAAPRVGIVMGSDSDWPVMKAAGEALAEFGISYEADVVSAHRMPEEMIAYGRDAAGRGIEVIIAGAGGAAHLPGMLASVTPLPVIGVPVPLKYLDGMDSLLSIVQMPAGVPVATVAVGNARNAGLLAVRILASGDPELQQKMVEFQADLKASAHEKGKVVRDQSGSTPRKLGF
- a CDS encoding nitroreductase family protein; translated protein: MANWFKRGAGKDVAAKAEKPELTSRERVLREYRLDAERFMKYSIPAEEGEGPRSVEGYQALQGMNLDATTIRHAHKVEKGLALPAPKRPFGRSLPNRALSAVLGRDDLPDEAFYLEEARIALASLQQWNDGGDLADVSAPRGDSLPTNPLDAETLAHFLTSRHSVRNFEPRTMDRELVTEAVRLAAYAPSVCNRQAWRIYYFDDPTEIATVLALHSGSAGFADNVPGLFLITYDIGSFERSMERNQGWIDGGLYSMNLMLALHGLGFGSVPLNWSRKNWASKKMRALVGIPENENIVMLIGAGHPAEGYRVARSARRPLEQILKFGLQK
- a CDS encoding 5-(carboxyamino)imidazole ribonucleotide synthase, which translates into the protein MPAPSTPLSLAPKIAVIGGGQLARMMAEPAAALGLPLRLLAEAEGVSAAQVIPDHEVGDHTSLADLRRITAGCAAVTFDHEHVPNDHLRALAADGIAVHPGPDALVHAQDKGVMREVLGRLGIPCPRNAIVTDAAGVAEFGFPCVIKTTRGGYDGKGVWFVKTEADCADAFETAARAGVEILAEELVDFRRELSALVARSPSGQVAAWPVVASEQRDGICREVIAPAPDLSAELSTQAQQIAMTIAGELDVTGVLAVELFETNDGRILVNELAMRPHNTGHWTQDGSVTSQFENHLRAVLDLPLGAPDARARWTVMVNILGGPGDSTASVARLYDGYPHAMARDPFLRVHLYGKELRPGRKVGHVNAYGDDLEDCLERARHAAAWFAGELGEESE
- a CDS encoding CoA-binding protein, which translates into the protein MTNDWQDRGAVDWMLDDAEVWAVVGLSGDPTKTAYSIAAALQQAGKKIVPIHPDAPTVLGEQGYATLADVPFPIDVVDVFRRSESAGQFADEAVAVGAGGVWFQLGVIDEDAFERTRAAGVKMVMDTCPKIEWARR
- a CDS encoding nuclear transport factor 2 family protein, translating into MSITNEQAEATVRTYLGLVATGTADEIAALYAEDATLEDPVGSDPLHGRDAIRGFYATIESLKITTELLTIRTAGGEAAFHFHISTDTGAGFAVMQPMEVMTFDEAGLITTMRAWWNDGDLTFE